The Lycium ferocissimum isolate CSIRO_LF1 chromosome 10, AGI_CSIRO_Lferr_CH_V1, whole genome shotgun sequence genome window below encodes:
- the LOC132034130 gene encoding uncharacterized protein LOC132034130 isoform X2 — MVAAAEMSGGNGGGGRCLRRRKIMEKECPISVSRVSENNEITERPLKFDEITELPQQIDFYTQARKALCLRCPFDSSEDAANATTTTTSTQHTAHLTLPNNLAQLLNKHSDSRKRHKKSNVGTETKKKSSSRQKGGRNTGFWDHVEEYFRQLNVDDIDRLYKLGSFEFSGNDNRNLLYVPTLDNVGSVVNGSGVNDSGATVKEEKDNEQFMDVDSEGGKEKETELPKEENDGNVKPCSSSQSLPFSGLEWLLGSRNKIYIASERPSKKRKLLGGDAGLEKLLVARPVEGSVSFCHYCSLGDHGDVLNRLIVCSSCNVAVHQRCYGVQDDIEGSWLCSWCKQKNEMVSNDKPCVLCPKSGGALKPCRERGQESSGLEFAHLFCSQWMPEVFVENTRIMEPIMNVDGIKDTRKKLICYLCKVKHGACVRCSNGACRTSFHPICAREARHKMEIWGKLGCDDVELRAFCVKHSDLQINSSSQQGRGTAVDISCVTGNSQLAASVTAKPHKLKLGLRNGDKTVLHTDNSISGLDKLNGDALHQDGLLEKGLSVKRQTECGVSQQPVDWGFCENKDGDVADPVYFTLILKKLIEQKKVDVKDVAVEIGVPSDLLASMLNDDKMVPDIQFKVAKWLKNHAYIGSLQKTLKVKIKSTIVPKVEAGVVDDLDSIRVTEPEITDFVPVKSVPPRRRTKNNIRVVKDGESLYSPKETLNIDGVAAEEAKTSVNGREDSSCPRELPSAGVRKVMVETIPSKATLAGDPNSDEEPSKVSIHCPGNGQVEQGALSDQNLATFADMSSTISSVSFDHLPDVLKREAFHNSYIHPFIQNRLRQMESGVPLDDLRQGEVSQIEASSSSGICCSQHSQQSASGNLLKLNGACPEQLVKASAMGLLELSPADEVEGELVYYQHRLLCNAAGRKRFSDDLIVKVVNSLQQETDAARQREWDTVLVSQYLYELREAKKQGRKEKRHQEAQTVLAAATAAAAASSRISSLRKDNVEESTHQEMNATNERLRLSSQQHPRVKETLSRPTGVRILPETNSDLVQLGSDISKDHARTCDVCRRSETILNPILVCTSCKVAVHLDCYRSVRNSTGPWYCELCEELLSSGGSGAQASYLWEKEKPCFVAECGLCGGTAGAFRKSNDGQWVHAFCAEWTFESTFRRGQVHPIEGLATVPKGNDVCLVCQRRKGVCAKCSYGHCQSTFHPSCARSAGLFLSMRTNGGKLQHKAYCDKHSLEQRLKSETQRHGVEELKSLKQVRVEFERLRLLCERIVKREKLKREVILCSHDILASSRDNAVLSALTRHPYFQPDVSSDSATTTSIKGYTDGCKSGSETIQRSDDITVDSAIAGKRHIKFPVNMDCDRKTDDSSTSPNPVTQNPAQRVSFSGKQIPYRASSNSTDHGDKRLRYRKHMETFEKELLMTSNQASVKNQRLPKGYVYVPIRCLPKEEEAAPDECSGEPLDPDG, encoded by the exons ATGGTGGCGGCGGCGGAGATGAGCGGTGGTAACGGCGGCGGTGGGAGATGTCTGCGGCGAAGGAAGATAATGGAAAAGGAATGCCCAATATCTGTTTCTAGGGTTtcggaaaataatgaaattacaGAAAGGCCCTTGAAGTTTGATGAAATTACGGAATTGCCCCAACAAATAGATTTTTACACACAGGCAAGAAAAGCTTTGTGTTTACGTTGTCCTTTTGATTCTTCTGAGGATGCTGCTAAtgctactactactactacttctACTCAGCATACTGCGCACCTTACTTTACCTAATAATTTAGCTCAGTTGTTAAATAAACATTCTGATAGTAGAAAAAGGCATAAGAAGTCGAATGTAGGTACCGAAACGAAGAAGAAGTCGTCGTCGAGACAAAAGGGAGGTCGTAATACTGGATTTTGGGATCATGTTGAGGAATACTTTCGTCAATTAAATGTGGATGATATTGATAGATTGTATAAACTTGGGTCTTTCGAGTTTTCGGGTAATGATAATCGGAATTTATTGTATGTTCCTACACTTGACAATGTGGGTAGTGTGGTTAATGGTAGTGGGGTAAATGATAGTGGGGCGACGGTTAAAGAAGAGAAGGATAATGAGCAATTTATGGATGTGGATAGTGAAGgaggaaaggaaaaggaaacCGAATTGCCTAAAGAAGAAAATGATGGAAACGTGAAGCCCTGTTCGTCGTCTCAGTCTTTGCCTTTTAGTGGGTTAGAATGGCTATTAGGTTCTAGGAATAAGATATATATTGCCTCTGAACGACCCTCGAAGAAAAGGAAGCTTTTGGGTGGAGATGCAGGGTTGGAGAAGCTTCTAGTTGCTCGTCCTGTAGAAGGGTCCGTTTCGTTTTGTCACTATTGTAGTTTAGGCGACCATGGTGATGTGTTGAACAGACTGATCGTTTGTAGTTCTTGTAATGTCGCTGTTCATCAGAGATGCTATGGTGTGCAGGATGATATTGAGGGTTCTTGGTTGTGTTCTTGGTGCAAGCAAAAGAACGAGATGGTAAGTAATGACAAGCCATGTGTGCTTTGCCCAAAAAGCGGCGGTGCTTTGAAACCATGTAGGGAAAGAGGTCAAGAATCTTCTGGACTGGAGTTTGCTCACTTGTTTTGTTCTCAGTGGATGCCTGAGGTATTTGTTGAGAATACTAGGATCATGGAGCCAATAATGAATGTCGATGGTATAAAGGATACACGGAAGAAGTTAATTTGTTATCTGTGCAAGGTGAAACATGGGGCGTGTGTTCGGTGCAGTAATG GGGCTTGTAGGACTTCTTTCCATCCTATATGTGCCAGGGAAGCAAGGCACAAAATGGAGATATGGGGGAAACTTGGATGTGATGAT GTTGAATTACGCGCATTCTGCGTGAAGCATTCAGATCTCCAGATCAATAGTAGCAGTCAACAAGGTAGAGGAACTGCAGTAGACATTTCTTGTGTCACAGGTAACAGTCAGTTGGCAGCGTCAGTTACAGCCAAACCACACAAGCTAAAGCTTGGCTTAAGAAATGGAGACAAAACAGTGTTGCACACCGACAATTCTATCTCGGGTTTAGATAAGTTGAATGGTGATGCATTACATCAGGATGGACTGCTAGAGAAGGGCTTGAGTGTTAAACGTCAAACAGAATGCGGTGTTTCACAGCAGCCTGTTGATTGGGGGTTTTGTGAAAATAAAGATGGCGATGTGGCTGATCCTGTATATTTCACCTTGATATTAAAAAAG TTAATAGAGCAGAAAAAAGTTGATGTGAAAGATGTTGCTGTGGAGATTGGCGTACCTTCAGACTTGTTGGCCTCAATGCTCAAC GATGATAAAATGGTTCCTGACATACAGTTCAAGGTAGCTAAGTGGTTGAAGAATCATGCTTATATTGGAAGTTTACAGAAAACTctaaaagttaaaattaaatCCACGATAGTGCCAAAAGTTGAGGCTGGTGTGGTGGATGATTTGGATTCCATTAGAGTTACAGAACCCGAGATTACAGACTTCGTACCCGTCAAGTCTGTACCACCTCGAAGAAGAACCAAAAACAATATCAGGGTTGTGAAAGATGGTGAATCACTTTATTCACCTAAGGAGACACTCAACATTGACGGAGTAGCTGCAGAAGAAGCTAAAACTAGTGTGAATGGAAGGGAAGATTCAAGTTGTCCAAGAGAGCTTCCTTCTGCTGGTGTGCGGAAG GTTATGGTTGAGACTATTCCCTCAAAAGCAACTCTAGCGGGTGATCCCAACAGTGATGAAG AGCCATCAAAGGTTTCAATCCATTGCCCTGGCAATGGTCAAGTGGAGCAGGGTGCTTTATCTGATCAGAATCTTGCGACTTTTGCTGATATGAGCAGCACGATTTCGTCGGTTTCTTTCGATCACTTACCAGATGTCCT TAAACGGGAAGCATTCCATAACTCTTACATTCACCCTTTTATTCAGAATAGATTAAGGCAAATGGAGAGCGGGGTTCCTTTGGACG ATTTGAGACAGGGTGAGGTTTCTCAGATTGAAGCATCTTCCAGTTCAGGAATCTGCTGCAGCCAACATTCGCAACAATCAGCTTCTGGCAACCTCCTCAAATTGAATGGTGCATGCCCTGAACAGTTGGTGAAAGCGAGTGCTATGGGCCTGCTGGAGCTTTCACCAGCAGATGAGGTGGAAGGAGAGCTAGTTTATTACCAACACAGACTGCTTTGTAATGCTGCTGGAAGAAAACGTTTTAGTG atgaTTTAATTGTTAAGGTTGTGAATAGTCTCCAACAGGAGACTGATGCTGCTAGACAACGAGAATGGGATACAGTGTTAGTTAGCCAATATCTTTATGAGCTTAGGGAAGCCAAAAAGCaaggaaggaaagaaaaacGACATCAGGAGGCTCAGACTGTACTGGCTGCTGCAACTGCGGCAGCTGCCGCATCGTCTAGGATTTCATCATTGAGGAAAGACAATGTAGAAGAATCCACGCACCAGGAG ATGAATGCTACCAATGAAAGGCTTAGGCTTTCTTCCCAACAGCATCCTCGGGTCAAGGAGACGCTTTCAAGGCCAACCGGTGTGCGGATATTACCAGAAACTAACTCTGATCTTGTCCAGCTAGGTTCAGATATTTCAAAAGACCATGCCAGAACTTGTGATGTCTGTAGACGGTCCGAGACCATTTTGAATCCTATTCTAGTTTGTACGAGCTGCAAG GTTGCTGTTCACTTGGATTGCTATcgaagtgtaagaaactcaacAGGCCCTTGGTATTGTGAACTATGCGAGGAGTTATTGTCATCTGGGGGCTCTGGAGCTCAAGCTTCTTATCTTTGGGAGAAGGAGAAACCATGTTTTGTTGCTGAATGTGGGTTATGTGGCGGTACTGCTGGTGCTTTTAGAAAGTCAAATGATGGTCAATGGGTTCACGCCTTCTGTGCTGAA TGGACCTTTGAATCAACATTCAGAAGAGGACAAGTACATCCAATTGAGGGACTG GCAACTGTCCCCAAGGGCAATGATGTCTGCCTCGTTTGCCAGCGGAGAAAAGGTGTATGCGCTAAG TGTAGTTATGGTCACTGTCAGAGTACATTCCATCCCTCGTGTGCCAGAAGTGCTGGCTTGTTTTTAAGCATGAGAACTAATGGTGGCAAGTTGCAGCACAAAGCTTATTGTGATAAACATAGTTTGGAACAGAGACTTAAG TCTGAGACTCAGAGACATGGGGTAGAAGAATTGAAGAGTCTGAAGCAAGTCAGG GTTGAATTTGAGCGATTACGGCTATTATGCGAAAGGATCGTTAAGCGGGAGAAGCTGAAG CGTGAAGTAATCCTTTGCTCACATGATATTCTGGCTTCAAGTAGAGACAACGCTGTTTTATCTGCTCTAACTCGACACCCTTACTTCCAACCTGATGTTAGTTCAGATTCAGCTACTACGACATCTATTAAAGGCTACACGGATGGCTGTAAATCAGGCAGTGAAACAATACAAAGATCAGATGACATAACGGTAGACAGTGCTATAGCAGGAAAACGGCATATTAAGTTTCCTGTGAATATGGATTGTGATCGGAAGACTGATGATAGTTCTACATCACCCAACCCTGTTACACAGAACCCGGCACAACGGGTGTCTTTTTCTGGGAAGCAAATCCCATATAGAGCTTCTTCCAATTCTACAGATCATGGTGACAAGCGATTGAGATACAGAAAG CATATGGAAACTTTTGAGAAAGAGCTGTTAATGACTTCAAATCAAGCCTCAGTGAAGAACCAGCGATTACCTAAAGGGTACGTCTATGTCCCAATCCGGTGCCTTCCTAAGGAGGAGGAAGCTGCTCCAGATGAGTGTTCTGGAGAACCACTGGATCCTGATGGATAG
- the LOC132034130 gene encoding uncharacterized protein LOC132034130 isoform X3, which yields MVAAAEMSGGNGGGGRCLRRRKIMEKECPISVSRVSENNEITERPLKFDEITELPQQIDFYTQARKALCLRCPFDSSEDAANATTTTTSTQHTAHLTLPNNLAQLLNKHSDSRKRHKKSNVGTETKKKSSSRQKGGRNTGFWDHVEEYFRQLNVDDIDRLYKLGSFEFSGNDNRNLLYVPTLDNVGSVVNGSGVNDSGATVKEEKDNEQFMDVDSEGGKEKETELPKEENDGNVKPCSSSQSLPFSGLEWLLGSRNKIYIASERPSKKRKLLGGDAGLEKLLVARPVEGSVSFCHYCSLGDHGDVLNRLIVCSSCNVAVHQRCYGVQDDIEGSWLCSWCKQKNEMVSNDKPCVLCPKSGGALKPCRERGQESSGLEFAHLFCSQWMPEVFVENTRIMEPIMNVDGIKDTRKKLICYLCKVKHGACVRCSNGACRTSFHPICAREARHKMEIWGKLGCDDVELRAFCVKHSDLQINSSSQQGRGTAVDISCVTGNSQLAASVTAKPHKLKLGLRNGDKTVLHTDNSISGLDKLNGDALHQDGLLEKGLSVKRQTECGVSQQPVDWGFCENKDGDVADPVYFTLILKKLIEQKKVDVKDVAVEIGVPSDLLASMLNDDKMVPDIQFKVAKWLKNHAYIGSLQKTLKVKIKSTIVPKVEAGVVDDLDSIRVTEPEITDFVPVKSVPPRRRTKNNIRVVKDGESLYSPKETLNIDGVAAEEAKTSVNGREDSSCPRELPSAGVRKVMVETIPSKATLAGDPNSDEEPSKVSIHCPGNGQVEQGALSDQNLATFADMSSTISKREAFHNSYIHPFIQNRLRQMESGVPLDDLRQGEVSQIEASSSSGICCSQHSQQSASGNLLKLNGACPEQLVKASAMGLLELSPADEVEGELVYYQHRLLCNAAGRKRFSDDLIVKVVNSLQQETDAARQREWDTVLVSQYLYELREAKKQGRKEKRHQEAQTVLAAATAAAAASSRISSLRKDNVEESTHQEVMNATNERLRLSSQQHPRVKETLSRPTGVRILPETNSDLVQLGSDISKDHARTCDVCRRSETILNPILVCTSCKVAVHLDCYRSVRNSTGPWYCELCEELLSSGGSGAQASYLWEKEKPCFVAECGLCGGTAGAFRKSNDGQWVHAFCAEWTFESTFRRGQVHPIEGLATVPKGNDVCLVCQRRKGVCAKCSYGHCQSTFHPSCARSAGLFLSMRTNGGKLQHKAYCDKHSLEQRLKSETQRHGVEELKSLKQVRVEFERLRLLCERIVKREKLKREVILCSHDILASSRDNAVLSALTRHPYFQPDVSSDSATTTSIKGYTDGCKSGSETIQRSDDITVDSAIAGKRHIKFPVNMDCDRKTDDSSTSPNPVTQNPAQRVSFSGKQIPYRASSNSTDHGDKRLRYRKHMETFEKELLMTSNQASVKNQRLPKGYVYVPIRCLPKEEEAAPDECSGEPLDPDG from the exons ATGGTGGCGGCGGCGGAGATGAGCGGTGGTAACGGCGGCGGTGGGAGATGTCTGCGGCGAAGGAAGATAATGGAAAAGGAATGCCCAATATCTGTTTCTAGGGTTtcggaaaataatgaaattacaGAAAGGCCCTTGAAGTTTGATGAAATTACGGAATTGCCCCAACAAATAGATTTTTACACACAGGCAAGAAAAGCTTTGTGTTTACGTTGTCCTTTTGATTCTTCTGAGGATGCTGCTAAtgctactactactactacttctACTCAGCATACTGCGCACCTTACTTTACCTAATAATTTAGCTCAGTTGTTAAATAAACATTCTGATAGTAGAAAAAGGCATAAGAAGTCGAATGTAGGTACCGAAACGAAGAAGAAGTCGTCGTCGAGACAAAAGGGAGGTCGTAATACTGGATTTTGGGATCATGTTGAGGAATACTTTCGTCAATTAAATGTGGATGATATTGATAGATTGTATAAACTTGGGTCTTTCGAGTTTTCGGGTAATGATAATCGGAATTTATTGTATGTTCCTACACTTGACAATGTGGGTAGTGTGGTTAATGGTAGTGGGGTAAATGATAGTGGGGCGACGGTTAAAGAAGAGAAGGATAATGAGCAATTTATGGATGTGGATAGTGAAGgaggaaaggaaaaggaaacCGAATTGCCTAAAGAAGAAAATGATGGAAACGTGAAGCCCTGTTCGTCGTCTCAGTCTTTGCCTTTTAGTGGGTTAGAATGGCTATTAGGTTCTAGGAATAAGATATATATTGCCTCTGAACGACCCTCGAAGAAAAGGAAGCTTTTGGGTGGAGATGCAGGGTTGGAGAAGCTTCTAGTTGCTCGTCCTGTAGAAGGGTCCGTTTCGTTTTGTCACTATTGTAGTTTAGGCGACCATGGTGATGTGTTGAACAGACTGATCGTTTGTAGTTCTTGTAATGTCGCTGTTCATCAGAGATGCTATGGTGTGCAGGATGATATTGAGGGTTCTTGGTTGTGTTCTTGGTGCAAGCAAAAGAACGAGATGGTAAGTAATGACAAGCCATGTGTGCTTTGCCCAAAAAGCGGCGGTGCTTTGAAACCATGTAGGGAAAGAGGTCAAGAATCTTCTGGACTGGAGTTTGCTCACTTGTTTTGTTCTCAGTGGATGCCTGAGGTATTTGTTGAGAATACTAGGATCATGGAGCCAATAATGAATGTCGATGGTATAAAGGATACACGGAAGAAGTTAATTTGTTATCTGTGCAAGGTGAAACATGGGGCGTGTGTTCGGTGCAGTAATG GGGCTTGTAGGACTTCTTTCCATCCTATATGTGCCAGGGAAGCAAGGCACAAAATGGAGATATGGGGGAAACTTGGATGTGATGAT GTTGAATTACGCGCATTCTGCGTGAAGCATTCAGATCTCCAGATCAATAGTAGCAGTCAACAAGGTAGAGGAACTGCAGTAGACATTTCTTGTGTCACAGGTAACAGTCAGTTGGCAGCGTCAGTTACAGCCAAACCACACAAGCTAAAGCTTGGCTTAAGAAATGGAGACAAAACAGTGTTGCACACCGACAATTCTATCTCGGGTTTAGATAAGTTGAATGGTGATGCATTACATCAGGATGGACTGCTAGAGAAGGGCTTGAGTGTTAAACGTCAAACAGAATGCGGTGTTTCACAGCAGCCTGTTGATTGGGGGTTTTGTGAAAATAAAGATGGCGATGTGGCTGATCCTGTATATTTCACCTTGATATTAAAAAAG TTAATAGAGCAGAAAAAAGTTGATGTGAAAGATGTTGCTGTGGAGATTGGCGTACCTTCAGACTTGTTGGCCTCAATGCTCAAC GATGATAAAATGGTTCCTGACATACAGTTCAAGGTAGCTAAGTGGTTGAAGAATCATGCTTATATTGGAAGTTTACAGAAAACTctaaaagttaaaattaaatCCACGATAGTGCCAAAAGTTGAGGCTGGTGTGGTGGATGATTTGGATTCCATTAGAGTTACAGAACCCGAGATTACAGACTTCGTACCCGTCAAGTCTGTACCACCTCGAAGAAGAACCAAAAACAATATCAGGGTTGTGAAAGATGGTGAATCACTTTATTCACCTAAGGAGACACTCAACATTGACGGAGTAGCTGCAGAAGAAGCTAAAACTAGTGTGAATGGAAGGGAAGATTCAAGTTGTCCAAGAGAGCTTCCTTCTGCTGGTGTGCGGAAG GTTATGGTTGAGACTATTCCCTCAAAAGCAACTCTAGCGGGTGATCCCAACAGTGATGAAG AGCCATCAAAGGTTTCAATCCATTGCCCTGGCAATGGTCAAGTGGAGCAGGGTGCTTTATCTGATCAGAATCTTGCGACTTTTGCTGATATGAGCAGCACGATTTC TAAACGGGAAGCATTCCATAACTCTTACATTCACCCTTTTATTCAGAATAGATTAAGGCAAATGGAGAGCGGGGTTCCTTTGGACG ATTTGAGACAGGGTGAGGTTTCTCAGATTGAAGCATCTTCCAGTTCAGGAATCTGCTGCAGCCAACATTCGCAACAATCAGCTTCTGGCAACCTCCTCAAATTGAATGGTGCATGCCCTGAACAGTTGGTGAAAGCGAGTGCTATGGGCCTGCTGGAGCTTTCACCAGCAGATGAGGTGGAAGGAGAGCTAGTTTATTACCAACACAGACTGCTTTGTAATGCTGCTGGAAGAAAACGTTTTAGTG atgaTTTAATTGTTAAGGTTGTGAATAGTCTCCAACAGGAGACTGATGCTGCTAGACAACGAGAATGGGATACAGTGTTAGTTAGCCAATATCTTTATGAGCTTAGGGAAGCCAAAAAGCaaggaaggaaagaaaaacGACATCAGGAGGCTCAGACTGTACTGGCTGCTGCAACTGCGGCAGCTGCCGCATCGTCTAGGATTTCATCATTGAGGAAAGACAATGTAGAAGAATCCACGCACCAGGAGGTT ATGAATGCTACCAATGAAAGGCTTAGGCTTTCTTCCCAACAGCATCCTCGGGTCAAGGAGACGCTTTCAAGGCCAACCGGTGTGCGGATATTACCAGAAACTAACTCTGATCTTGTCCAGCTAGGTTCAGATATTTCAAAAGACCATGCCAGAACTTGTGATGTCTGTAGACGGTCCGAGACCATTTTGAATCCTATTCTAGTTTGTACGAGCTGCAAG GTTGCTGTTCACTTGGATTGCTATcgaagtgtaagaaactcaacAGGCCCTTGGTATTGTGAACTATGCGAGGAGTTATTGTCATCTGGGGGCTCTGGAGCTCAAGCTTCTTATCTTTGGGAGAAGGAGAAACCATGTTTTGTTGCTGAATGTGGGTTATGTGGCGGTACTGCTGGTGCTTTTAGAAAGTCAAATGATGGTCAATGGGTTCACGCCTTCTGTGCTGAA TGGACCTTTGAATCAACATTCAGAAGAGGACAAGTACATCCAATTGAGGGACTG GCAACTGTCCCCAAGGGCAATGATGTCTGCCTCGTTTGCCAGCGGAGAAAAGGTGTATGCGCTAAG TGTAGTTATGGTCACTGTCAGAGTACATTCCATCCCTCGTGTGCCAGAAGTGCTGGCTTGTTTTTAAGCATGAGAACTAATGGTGGCAAGTTGCAGCACAAAGCTTATTGTGATAAACATAGTTTGGAACAGAGACTTAAG TCTGAGACTCAGAGACATGGGGTAGAAGAATTGAAGAGTCTGAAGCAAGTCAGG GTTGAATTTGAGCGATTACGGCTATTATGCGAAAGGATCGTTAAGCGGGAGAAGCTGAAG CGTGAAGTAATCCTTTGCTCACATGATATTCTGGCTTCAAGTAGAGACAACGCTGTTTTATCTGCTCTAACTCGACACCCTTACTTCCAACCTGATGTTAGTTCAGATTCAGCTACTACGACATCTATTAAAGGCTACACGGATGGCTGTAAATCAGGCAGTGAAACAATACAAAGATCAGATGACATAACGGTAGACAGTGCTATAGCAGGAAAACGGCATATTAAGTTTCCTGTGAATATGGATTGTGATCGGAAGACTGATGATAGTTCTACATCACCCAACCCTGTTACACAGAACCCGGCACAACGGGTGTCTTTTTCTGGGAAGCAAATCCCATATAGAGCTTCTTCCAATTCTACAGATCATGGTGACAAGCGATTGAGATACAGAAAG CATATGGAAACTTTTGAGAAAGAGCTGTTAATGACTTCAAATCAAGCCTCAGTGAAGAACCAGCGATTACCTAAAGGGTACGTCTATGTCCCAATCCGGTGCCTTCCTAAGGAGGAGGAAGCTGCTCCAGATGAGTGTTCTGGAGAACCACTGGATCCTGATGGATAG